TTATTCACTGACGGGTTGGGTTGGTGGGTAATCGGTTCCGAGGTGTCGGTTATTGGGGTCGGTTTATTCACTTGGGCATAAATTCCTGGTGACTTAAGTCCAGTCAGTTCTTTAGACTCGGTTTCTGGGGTCGGTTTATTCACCGGGGCATAAATTGCTGGTGGTTTAAGTTCAGTCGGTTCTTTAGAGTTGGTTACTGGAGTCGTTTCATTTACATTGGCATATACAGCTGAGAAATTAGGTTTGGCCGGTTCTTTCGTACCGGTTACTGGACTCGTTTTATTTACATGTGCATAAATTGCTGGTggtttgggttcaattggttcTTTAGAGTCAATTACTTGGGTCGTTTTATTTACCGTGGCATATACTGCTGTTAAGTTTGGTTCAATCTGTTTTTTAGTATCGGTTACTGGGGTTGCTTGATGCACCGTGGCATACATTGTTGGAGGTGTAGGTTTGGGATCGGTCGACATCGGATAGGGCTGCTCCGATGTCGAGAAAGCAGTCACTTCTGGCTCATGGTCGCAGCCTTGGCCGGCGTCTTCAGTATCGGACCCACAAATTGCGTCATCGATCCCGTCCACTGCGGAAGCTAGAACGCCGAAGTTGTCATTCTCAAGTTCAACGTTTCTAAGCTCTGCGTCGGGCTGCGTTAGAATGGCGTTGTCCCGCTCTAGCGTTGATGCGAAGGAACTTCCCACGTTGAAAGTGTATGACTTGGCGTACAGCCATCGTTTGGGATTGCATCGGCAACAGAGGGTGTGGACAGCTATGATGACGAGGAGGAGGATGGCGCCGATTACTATACCGGCAATGTCGGCACCGGAGAGGCCGGTATTTTTGGTATAAACTGTTAAGGGTCCAATAGTGCATGCCAGTGCCATGGCTGAAGCATTAGATAttgaaaaacaatgaaaagtTTTGCCATGATCTGAGTTAGCTACCGTCCTTGTGAGTTCTTGTCCTGGACTACCTTCGGCATTTGTGGGACTAATAATCCATCCATTGGCCTCAGTAGTCATTCCCATTTCAGACACTGAAGACATTCTTGTGTCTGATAACGTATTGCACGAGAGACTACTGCCAATAGCCACTGTAGCTGGACCACCTGGTAAACAAACTGGAAACTCATTGCGACTATGGACATGCAAATACATTTCTGAAGATGTTATGGTATTACTGCTAACGTTCACCTCACACGTGTAAAATCCCTGATCATCAGGTCGCCGGAGAGGAGAGATGGTTATCTTATGTGAACACACGTATAAACCTGTTGAAACGACTTTCAATGGACTTACACTGATTCGTTTGCCAGCATTTGTGAAAGTAGCATTCCCTTTCACAATGATGGTTTCAGACCCGTTTGTCTTTCTTGTCCATCTCACTTCATCTGGTCTCTGGAGTGATGATATCTCACAATCTAGCGTAACACTGTCTCCTTCACGTGGCTCTGTTGTGTATTCAGGTAGAATATGAACAGTTGCTGTTGGTCCAGTGGTATTTTGAGAAGACACCAGACCAGGCCGTCTTATCAAAATCAACAACAGAAAGATCCACAGTGCAGTTGTCATTCTGTAATAATTTCCTAAGCTACTTGCATTAATGCTTTCGGATTTCATAAGAAATGCTAATTCTCAAGACAGAAGTTCCCGCACAGAAAGTCTTACCATTTCGAGACAATCCCGTTGGGTATGGTCTGAACTTGACAGTAGCAAACACACGACTAAAAATCATTCACTTGTGTTTTCCAATACTCGGTATTCATTTGCATATATACAACATGCCGTGTGCAGGGTTAAATACACAAAACCATAGACACCCATTTCAAAACTTCGTCTGATGTAACACAAtaagcaagttttgtttttcaatagaGACTAGGAATAAAAACAACCCAGAAACATTGTTGTCTGTAACCTTCCATTTGATTCGAAAGGTGTTTTTCTGTAAAGTCTATTTATGTGCACTATTCAATGACGATTGTAGGTCAATGAATAACAAAGATATCAAGGTAAATTTCCACAATATAAACCGCAGTATAGAGTTTCTGGTGTTACTCTACTGGGGATAAAAAAAACTAGAAGAAAATATGAGTGGATGGTACAAAtactgttttaaaaagttggCATACATACGCACATACCACATATTTTCAAGACACTTGACCCTACAAAAGTCATAGTGTCCATTCATTCtctcattcattttgtttaattaaaaaatcaacCTGCGCAAAGCTGAATTATGTGGCATTACAAGGTAAACATATAGTTAAAAACTACACAGAAAAAAAGACATAAGTATGCTCCCGAAGAGCATTGTTCAAGCTCATAGTTAAAGGTCAGAATGAATTGAACAAGCTGGGGATGACACTTATTGTTCTGATCGTTGGAAAAGAGCTTTCATACgatcaggggccgatttcacaaaggtctcaaattgatcgtaacttcaaatcaatcgtagttgctaagtaaagtgtgatgtcacaatacaaatctctatggtgatactgaaaatttgtcttgcgatgaattttaatgcttagtgaaatcggcccctgctTTTAGTTTAGGGTTatgtatggtggccctgaagggacatcaaACTTATATTTTTCGATCTGGCCCCCAGTCTCAAATATTTACGTGAATATTCACGTGAATGCTTGCAAATcggggcaaaaaaaaaaaaaccttgcgtAATGTGTATGTTTGATGTCCattcagggccaccatagttATGCCATTGTTCACTCAAACATTCACTTTACTTCCCCTTTTGGACTGTGTGTCCGTATTGAGGCTAATTTATGCTCGCCATTGTCTTTGGTATcgttgtgtatttttgttgtattgtttcGTTTGGCTTGTCAACAGGATTCCCCGTTTTTCTAGTTGAACTATTTTAGTAGCTTTTCAAAGAAACATGAGTTCTGGTCTCCGATCTCTACATAATGTATGTAGCGCCTGTTGTTGTATAAAGAGTGCTATCAATGCTTGCTACAATGGAGcgatatatttatttaatatgccTACTTTGGTTGAGATAAAACAAGAAGATAACCTGGAAATGCTATTGAATCACACACCATGTGAAACACAAGCTGTAATTTTGACATTACGTTATTTTATTTCCCCACAAAATTAACAAACTTAACATGGTCAAGTGAAAGCAGGTATTTGTCAACAGGTAACTGGAATGATTAACCATATTAGATCGTACCTCAATAAATCAACATTTTGCAGAAATATAGAGCGATTACCCATGATGTAAAAACCCCGTATGTTATACTGAAAAACCGATCCTGATTTATGGCGGGCCTGCAATAGGAAGGGAACACAATACTTCATAACCTTTACACGAGAAATATTTTGATGCAggcaaaaatacatacacacgATAAAAAggattgcataaaaataaacttaCATTGATATAAGGAATTTCAGTCTTAAATGACATAAGCAGCTGATGAGGGAGTTTAAAAAGCTATATCAGATAAAAGAGCataactgtaaaaaaatatcgTTGGGTTAACTgctatttaaaatataaaacagtATTAGTATTGTTCCATTGGCACGTgtaaagttatttttatttattgaaagcATTTTCTGAGATCGAATTGAAAGGGACTAAACAATTCTGTGTAGACCTATATAGGAGATATGAGAAGCAATTGTgttcaccataaaacctttgcACGCTTCTGTACACCCATAATGTACAATAAAGTGCAGTTATGCAACAGTGGTCTACATATCCCTTGATACACcacagtgtttttaaaaatataatttgttttgtctaGTTTGGCAAAAGCAAAATTGGCGTTTTTTAAAGAGAATTCATATAAAtcaaatgtgtaaaaaaaaaaaaccttcatgtTACTATAATATATACACTTTATACAATGCTATAGCATCCTTTTCACCTTCTTCCATTATGTCTTGGAAACAAACTAGTACAATTAACGTTACACGGTGATTTATGGTTAAGAACTGAATTAAGGTTCTATTTATCTTTCTTTCCCCACCAAAATACTTTAGTATATGCAACGTCTGTGTACACAATATTAAATGAAATTGTCTTAAAATagcaaacaaaaacaccacattTATTTTAGAGAACAGTTTGACATTAATTTAAGTTTCTGACAAACTGGTAGAACTTCTACCAGTTTGTTCGTAAGGTTTTTAGAATATACAATGTAGGAAAAAGACGTTGATAATGCTGACCGCATAcacagacgaccgaaagtatgCTTTCCATGcgtgtgttttgattggtccgaggtgatgttggGCAGCTGCCAAattcggaccaatcaaaacgcagatatccaatgaaatcactgggtCTGTAAAACCAATATCTGTCTTTTGTATAacatggcccagtttcatagagctggtaagcacaaacatttgcttagcatgacatttcttcctcgataaaaacaggactacgaGCCAaactttcatttgttgcatgttgcttcttactggtattcagccgttgtttgtttatcctgaaaatcacgtggattTTTTGggggcattcctgtttttatcaagggagacatttcatgctaagcaaatgtgtgtgctaagcagcgctatgaaattgggcccaggtgaatAGTCCAGACTAACGTCTTAATTACGCGTAAACAGTTTGCGAATCGTCAGAGGGCGCGTGGACTTCATCATTCCCGGTTTCTTGAAGGTCCAAATCGGCGTAAATTACAACAGGGTCGGGCTTAGGGGGTCTGGATACCTGACCATTACGATTCTGACCAAAGCTCTTAATGTTCTTGAGTTTAGAAGAATCTTTGCCGTTTTCTTTGAGAAGTTCTGCATCGTCTTGAGAAGAACTTTCATCCATCTCGGTATTAATGGCGGATTGAGGGGTAATCGATTCTGATGTTTCGGTTACTGGGGTCGGTAGATTAACCTGTGCATAAACTGCTGGCAGGTCTGGTTTAGTCGGTTCTTTAGAGTCGGTGACTGGGGTCGTTTTGTTAACCTGTGCATAAACTGCTGGTGGTTTAGGTTTAGTCGGTTCTTTAGAGTCGGTTACTGGGGTCATTTTGTTAACCTGTGCATAAACTGCTGGTGGTTTAGGTTTAGTCGGTTCTTCAGTATCGGTTCCGGCGGTCTTGTTTTGCACTTGTGCGTAAATCGCTGGTGGTTTAGAGTTAGTATCGGCTGACTGTGGATCTGGTTGTTCGGATGTCCAGGGCTCAGGTATCTCTGTTGGTTGATGAAGGTTTTCGGTTAGACCGGATCCGAACGCAGTTATTCCGGTGTCGTTCTCATCAGTTGGAACCTGTGAATCGGAGttcaagttgtttgtttgtggttCCGAGTTCCCCAACTCCGGGTCGGGTAGGGCACTCCCCGTGCTGCCCCGCTGCCGTGATGCTCTAAAGGAAGTTCCAAGCTCGAAGGGGTATGACTTGGCGTACATCCATCGTTTGGGGTTGCATCGACAGCAGAGGGTGTGGACAGCTATGATGATGAGGAGGAGGATGACGCCGATTACTATACCGGCAATGTCGGCACCGGAGAGGCCGGTATTTTGGGTATAAACTGTTAAGGGTCCAATAGTGCATGCCAGTGCCATTTGTGAAACATTAGATAttgaaaaacaatgaaaagtTTTGCCATGATCTGAGTTAGCTACCGTCCTTGTGAGTTCTTGTCCTTGTGTTCCTCCGGCATTTGTGGGATTAGTAGTCCATCCATCATTGGCTGCATTAGGCATTCCCTCTTCAGACACTGTGGGTATTCTTGAACCTGATAACGTCTTGCATGAGAGACTACTGCCAACAGTCACTGTAGCTAGACCATCAGGATAACAAACTGGAAACTCATCACGATGGTGGACAGGCAAATTAACTTCAGTAGATCTGGCGATAGTAGCAGTGCTTCTATTTACACAACACTGGTAA
This region of Asterias rubens chromosome 18, eAstRub1.3, whole genome shotgun sequence genomic DNA includes:
- the LOC117302625 gene encoding uncharacterized protein LOC117302625 — protein: MTTALWIFLLLILIRRPGLVSSQNTTGPTATVHILPEYTTEPREGDSVTLDCEISSLQRPDEVRWTRKTNGSETIIVKGNATFTNAGKRISVSPLKVVSTGLYVCSHKITISPLRRPDDQGFYTCEVNVSSNTITSSEMYLHVHSRNEFPVCLPGGPATVAIGSSLSCNTLSDTRMSSVSEMGMTTEANGWIISPTNAEGSPGQELTRTVANSDHGKTFHCFSISNASAMALACTIGPLTVYTKNTGLSGADIAGIVIGAILLLVIIAVHTLCCRCNPKRWLYAKSYTFNVGSSFASTLERDNAILTQPDAELRNVELENDNFGVLASAVDGIDDAICGSDTEDAGQGCDHEPEVTAFSTSEQPYPMSTDPKPTPPTMYATVHQATPVTDTKKQIEPNLTAVYATVNKTTQVIDSKEPIEPKPPAIYAHVNKTSPVTGTKEPAKPNFSAVYANVNETTPVTNSKEPTELKPPAIYAPVNKPTPETESKELTGLKSPGIYAQVNKPTPITDTSEPITHQPNPSVNNTEIDKNASQDDKELLKENGKDSSNLKNIKRFGQNRNGKVSRPPHQEPVLIYADLDLKEPVNDEVHPPSDDSQTVYAQIKY